In Candidatus Ozemobacteraceae bacterium, the genomic stretch ACCCGGTCGATGCCGGCGGCGCCGCACCAGCGGGCCTGGGCGAACGGCAGATCGGCGGAGACGGCGTATATCGTCACGTTCGCGAGTTTCGCCGCTTCCTGGTTGAAACGCCTTATCTGGGCGTCGCACACGGGCGTGTCGAGGGAGGGCACGGTGGTGAACACGCGAACGCCCGTCGTGTCGGCGAGCGTCACCGGCTTGAGATCGACGCCGGCAAGCGTGAACCCGGGCAGTTTGCTTCCCTTCGCGAGCGTATTCCCGATGAGCGTGAGGGGATTTCCCTGGAACGTAACGGCACCCGCCTGTTCAATCATGACGAATCACTCTCCTATTCGCGTATCTTCCGGCGCTCCGGCCCGGTTGTCGGATCGAGCATCCCGGCGGCGTTGACAGGCGCACCGGATCACCCTATCATACCATACATGAGCGAAATGAACATTGAGAGTGTCACCCAGGGTGAGGTCACGATCCTCAGGACGCAGGGCTACCTCGACGACGTCAACGGCAAGCAGCTGAAGGCCATCTGCGA encodes the following:
- the tpx gene encoding thiol peroxidase; this translates as MIEQAGAVTFQGNPLTLIGNTLAKGSKLPGFTLAGVDLKPVTLADTTGVRVFTTVPSLDTPVCDAQIRRFNQEAAKLANVTIYAVSADLPFAQARWCGAAGIDRVKTLSDHHSMAFADACGLHIKELRLFARAVFVVDSTGTVVYAELVKEITQSPNFEAALEAVKQAR